The Lysinibacillus sp. FSL W8-0992 genome contains the following window.
ACAATAAGCGCTAAGAAAAAAGGTGCTACAGCGAATGACAACATCAAGATTCAACAATTAAAAGAAACAGCCAATACTAAAATTGTGAAGCTTGAACAAGATATGCAGGATAAATTGAAGAAGGTCAACGATAAAGCTTGGTCTGATATGGTCAAAAAAGAAGAAAAAGCTGCTAGTGAACGTCTAAAGGTTATTAAACAATACATTGCTGATAAAGAATCAACAGATGAACTTTCATTGGCTACAGAAGAACACATTTTAGAACAGTCATTAAAGCTATTTAAAGATGGCACAGCTGAGAAAATTGAAGTTCAAAAGATGTATAAAAAAATAACTGAAAGTATTAATAAAGAAAAAGAAGCCATTGATAAAACCTACATGGACAATGTTAAAAAGCTAAATGACGAGTACATCAAAGAAGAAGAACGTTTGACTAAGGTTTATGAAGATGAATTTGATAAGCGAAGAAATGCTTATTATTCATTTGCAGGCTTATTTGATGAGGTTGCACAACGTGATGTTACAGGTGCTACGCTTATTGCTGCTTTACAGTCCCAAGTGACGGCTTTTGAAGATTGGCAGAAGAATATAACTAGTCTTGCTTCAAAGGGGATAAATGAAGGGTTACTTGCTGAATTACAAGCAATGGGACCTAAAGCAGGAGCAGAAATAGCTGCATTAAACACCTTAACGGAAGAGCAATTGGCTGAGTATACGGAGCTGTGGAAGACAAAGAACGAACAAGCGCGTACGCAAGCAGAAGCAGAGCTTGTACAACTTAAACAAAATACTGAAAAACAAATTAATGAATTAAAATTAAAAACTTCCGAACAGTTGCGTATTTATCAAAACGATTGGCGTAACAGCATGATCGCTCTGAAAGGGAATGTTAAAACGGAATTGGCTGAAATGCCTAACATTGGTGTATATGCTGTAAGTGGGCTAATCCAAGGAATGATGTCTAAGCAAGGTGATTTAATGAATGCAGCACAATCACTAGCTGCTATTGTTGCTGGAGCATTTACATCTGCTTTAGATATTCATAGTCCTTCACGTGTTATGCGTGGATATGGGGTAAATATCGGTGAAGGCCTTGTGTTAGGTATTAACGATATGGTTGGTAAAGTTGCAGGCGCTACAAAGCGACTAGCTACAGCTGTTACAGATGGTTCATATAAGTCTACACCAGCAAGTAATACGTCGTCTTCCACAACTAACAACACAGAAAATAACTATAACTTAACGGTGAATAGCCCTAAACCACTTGATCCGTATGAAACAGCAAGACTAAGCAAGAATGGATGGAAAGAGATTGCATTACAAATTTGATAGCGAGGTGAAACCGTGAGAACATCATTTGGCTTTAATGAAAAATTAATCTTCCACAATAATAAGGGACAGTCATTAGAAATATCAGTGACGAGTCCTTTTTTCTTGCAATCAGCCGAGGGCATTGACTCTTTAGAAAATGAATTTTATAGCGTTAAAAACTATAACGAAGATGGCACCAATATTAAAGGTTCTAGTGTTCGTGAAAGAAACATTGTTGTGGGGGGCCAGCTAAGGCGACAGGATAAAGAAATGAATCGTCAAACATTAATACGCTTTTTTAATCCAAAAAACAAGTTCACATTAGAGTATACAAACGGTGACATCACTCGCTTTATCGAATGCCGTATTGAAAAATCTCCTGTCGTTAGTAAGCATATATGGCCAGAATTTATGATCTCATTTTTATGTCCCAATCCTTGGTGGTATACCGAGGAACAAAAATACGAAATTGCCATGTGGGTAGCAGCCTTTGAATTTGAACTTGAAATTGATGCAGAAGGAGACGGTATTGAAATGGGTTATCGTGAGCCGAATAACGTAGTCAATGTATTCAATGATAGTGATACAGCCTCTCCTTTACGCATTCAATTTAAAGCAATTGGAAGTGTAGTTAATCCATATATCGAGGTAGTGGATACAGGCAGAATTGTAAAGATAGAAGCTACTTTGAAGGGTGGCGATGTTGTTACCGTCAATACAAAGCGTGGTGATGAATATGCAATCCTAGAACGTAACGGACAGCAAATTAATTACTTCAATTACCTTTCGTATGACTCCGACATTCAATTAAGTGTGGACGTTGGAGATAACTTGGTTCGCTATGATGCTGCTGAATTTGTATCTAATTTAGAGGTGTCTATTTACTTTACGCCTCAATTTGTGGGGGTGTAGCTATGCTTTATGTATGTAATGAGAAATTTGAGCGTCTAGGATACATCGGAAGATTCTCTTATTTATTGTGGAGGAAAAAGTATGGTCCAGGTAGTGAGGCAGAATTACATGTAGATGTAACTCCTAAAAACATTGAGTTGTTGAAAAAAGGGAATATAATTTTCCGCCAAGATGATAACGAAGCAATGTATATTTACTATCGCCAATTCGATGATAGTAATGGTGTAGATCAGTTAGTTATTAAATGCTTCTCTCTAACAAGGTGGACTGACAGAAGACTACTGTGGAAGCAATATGATTTTAACACAACACCTGAACTGATTATGAGGCAATTAATTAACGAGACAATGGTTAACCCTGCTGATTCAAATCGTAAAATCACCCAAGTACAACTTGCTGCTGTACGAAATATTGGTAAAGCAATTCAACAACAAATTTCCTATAAGCAAGTTTTTGAGGTATGCGAAAATTTATGTACGACTCATGATATTGGGATGCGTTGTTTATTCGATGGCCGAACACTTAAATATGATTTTTACGAAGGTACAGACAGGACCATAAATCAAAGTTTAAATCCTCGTATTATCTTGTCAAAGAATCGTAGTAATTTACTGAAACGAACGTATGAGGATGCAGATAATGATTTAAAAACAACAGCACTAATAGGGGGCGCTGGAGAAGGTGCAGCACGTAAGATGGCAAGTATCGGTACTGCATTCACAGGATTAAATCGGCGTGAGATATTTATCGATGCGCGAGAAATTTCAGATACAAGAGACTCTAACGGCGAGCAGATTCCGATTCCTACAGGTGAATACAACAATTTACTTGTAGCTAAAGGTAGCGAGAAAATAGCCGAATATACAGAGTTCATAGGCTTTGATTGCGAGTTAGATGTGACTAAAGAAAATACAAAATACAACGAAGATTTCTTCTTAGGTGATTTAGTCACAATTAAAGATGATGATCTTGGAATTTTAATGAATAGCCGTGTAATGCAGGCGGATGAAGTGTTTCAGGAAGATGGGAAATCAATCTATGTAACGGTTGGTAAATCAGTACCTACCCTTCCACAGGCAATTAAAAGGATGGTGAAATAAATGATTAAATTTGGAATGATGAACTCTATAAACGGAGATAGACGATATAAAGCGGAGGACTTTGCTCAGTATTTCGCTACTTTTATTGGCAACGGTATTTTCGTAAAACCTTCGGACTGTTTACAGATTCGAGCAAATGGAGATTCGATGAGTGTACTAGTTCGACCAGGTAAAGCGTGGGTTAATGGTTATTATTTAATTAATGATGAGGATTATAATTTATCACTTGCAGTTGGTGATACAACGCTGAATAGAATAGATCGAATTGTCATTCGATTAGATTTTATTCAAAGAAAGATGAGTGTGGAGGTCAAGAAAGGTACACTATCAGCTTCACCTGTTGCTCCAACATTAAAGCGTGATGCAGATGCCTACGAGTTAGCCTTAGCAGATGTTTATATTGCCAAAGGAGCTCTAACATTAAGTCAAGCTTCTATAACAGATACACGTTTAAACAATAACCTTTGTGGTCTAATGCATGGCGTTGTTGACCAAGTAGATACAACAACCATCTTTAATCAATACCAACAATGGTTTAATGATTATTCAGTAACAAAAGCATCTGAATTTTTAGCATGGCAAACAAATGTTACAACAGCTTTAGAGGCTTGGATTGATGCACAGGAAAAAGGCTTTGAAGCTTGGAGACAAGCAGAAGAACAGCTTTATTATGCGTGGCTACAAGGGCGCAAGGACAACTTTGACGAATGGTTCGCTACAATCAGAGGCATATTGGATGAAGAAGCCGCGGGTAATATTATGAACGTAATTAATGACCATAAGGATTCTCCAGTACCACATAAATATTATGATGAAGGATTGGCTCAACCTATGCTGTATGGATTAAAGCGAAACGCTACTCTAGACACACCAGCGTTTGTATATGGAGCTACCGAGGCGGGTCCTCATGAAGTTATTAATCTTCCGAATTATGAGCAAGTGGAAGGTATTAAAAACGTGGTTGCTAGCACTGGTGGGCGATTGACGTCAGAAGATGGTAAAACATATGTCGCATCCATGTTTAAATACGCACGACTTAAAGATATTCAGGGGGACGATTTATTAAAACCTATAATAGACGATTTCACTACAAGGTTTCCTTCTTTAGCTCCTAGTTTCCTACCTAATACATTCGCAGCAGCACATAAATATAAATTGCGTGATGATATATACTTAATCGCTAATATAGCAACGATAGTAATATATGATTTACGTCAGGGTAGAGTGATTAATGCTTTTAATGCGACAACTGGGAACTTCGTTGGGGTAAATGGCGGAGGGCAATATTTTGAAGACGCTAAATATTACTACATTCGTGGATATTGGAATAGTGGGTCTGCACAGGGGTTGGCATTTATAGTAATTGATAAAACAACATTCGAGTTTGTTAAGAACATCGGACAATCAGCGAACCCGCCAACAACAGTATCCTATAGTGCATTTTATTGTGGGGAGATCGCTTTTAGCGATGGCGTATTTTTTGTAGCACCGAGTGGCTCAACAAGTGTATATGCGTTTAGGTTAAATTATGATTCTAGTGGCATTCCAAAAGACTTTGATTACAGACATAGTTATGCAGTAATCGCTCCTATATTGGCAGTTGTAGGTGTACCAGGAGGGATGTGCTGTATTTTTTATACTTCGGGACAATCAGGTAATAGTTATATTGAAAAAGTATCCTATAACCCCACAACGGGCGCACTATCAAAAGTTAGCTCAAACACAAGCTCAAGTTCCATGCCAAAAATTTCCGCAACGTGGGTATACAAGTATACACATAATAACGCCAATATTGCATTAATTCCTTTTGGAAATGGTACGTCGTCGATAATGAATTTCTACAACCTAGATACTCTAACTAATTTAGGAAACATTGTAAATGAATATAATTATAATCCAATAATTAATAGCGCAGGGGACAAGTTCTATATGCAGCCCAGCAATCCTACTGGATATACTGTTGGTGGCCAGAGTTGGGACACTATATATGAATATACTAAAGGGGCAACAAATGGTTGGAGTTTCAATTATTTTTTAGTTCCCGCAATGTTCAATCCCAATAATTCGACTCTTCAAAGATTTATAACCCTGTCTCCAACTCTTAGTGCGGTTTTAGATAACGAATTATATGTTAGACTTTCAGCAGAATATCAGCATAGAAAACTCTCTAGTGTTAAAACTGTACAATCATGGATGGAGGTTACACAATGAAAAGAGTTTATTTGTTTTTAAATGAAGATTCGACTTACACAATATTTTATGTAGAGAGTGCTATACCTGAATATCTAAAATCGGATGTTATAGAAGCCGATATTCCAGAAGTGGAAGATGGTGTATTACGAAGAGCTGAAGATGGGACGTTTTATTTCGAACAGTTCCCAATAGTTCCTACTCCAGAACCTGAACCAGAGCCAATACCACCAGTCGAAACAAGTATTGAAAAACGTTTAGAACAAATTGAATTGACATCGGCTTACACGCAATTGCAAGTTGACTATGTAGCATTGTTAACAGAAATATTGACAACACAACCTAAATAAAATTGGAGGAATTAAATATGAATATCACTTATGTAAACGCAAAAAAAGTAATCGGTTCGGGGAATTATAATCCACAACAAATGATGACACTGCTTGATTTGTATGTAGCATACAATCGAATTACTACTGAACAATACGCTGAATTAATGGATATGATGATTACACTGTAAACGCAAGCATAGCTTAGCGTTATTTTTTATGCCTTCCACAGATAATTGTGGAGGGCTTTTATTATGCAATAAACAAGGAGCGTGAGCTTATGGGAGGAATGAATTTGCAGTACTTAGAAGTAGCACATTTATATTTATTTGGCGGGGTTAAATTTTTACACCTATTACTTTTATTAATGGGGTTAGACATCATAACAGGTATTTTCAAGGCAACGAAAAACGGTAACTTATGGAGTCGTAAAAGTCTCTTTGGTTATGCACGTAAGTTGTTAGTCTTAATTGTTATTATCACAGCGAACATTGTTGACCAAGTATTAGCTTTAAACGGCACGTTAACGTTTGCTACAGTGTTGTTCTACATTGCGAATGAAGCACTATCAATAACTGAAAACATGGCTGAATTAGGTGTCCTAGTGCCGACAAACCTTGCTGAAAAGTTAAAGGTTATTGAAGGCGAGAAGGAGCAGAAAGAAAGCTTCGGTACTGAAATTTTAGATGAATTAGCTGGAAAGAATGTTGATAGTGAATTGAAGGAAGGTGAGAAGCGATGACAAGCATAACGACAACATACAGAGACTTAGCTGAGCTTTTACCAGTGGCACAGACAGCATGCAGATTACTCTTTCAACAGTGCTACAAGGCAGGCATTAAAAACATCTTCATCACTGAAACATATCGCTCACAAGAAAGGCAAAATTATTTGTATGCACAAGGTAGAACACGACCAGGGCAGATTGTTACATGGACACTAAATAGTAATCATAAATCACGTTTAGCATGGGATATCGCTGTTGGCCCTCCACAATCATTGTATGATGTCGTTACATTAACTCGAGTAGGGGCTATTGCGAAAAAGCTAGGAATCGTATGGGGCGGTACATGGACAAATGCTATTGACCGACCGCATTTTGAAGTGAAACCAACTTGGTTAATGCCTAAAGGCTACAAATTAGAAGGACAAGTAACTGTCCCGACTAATAGCAAAGGACAAGTACAATTAATTGTGGAAGACAAGAAGGAGGAAATTACAGTGGCAATTACAAATTGGAATCCAGGTTCTCCAGCGATGAAAACTGAGACAGAAAACTTTATTGGTCAGGCGGTTAAAGATGGTATTATTCAAGCTTCACACTTGAAGGATTTACAAAATGGTGTGATGACAACGGATCGCTTGATTGGTTTATACATTACAATACAGCAACGACGAGCAAATAAATAAACGATTATGACCAGGTTTCACTTAATGTGAGCCTGGTCTTTTTTTATTTCCAAAAATTTTATCTATGCAACGTTATCAAATTGTGAATATGATGTACTTAGCTAAAACTGGTGAGGTCACCAAAAGACGTATTAAGATAATCAAAGTTGTTGGTGGTACATTTCAAGCATACTGTTTTACAAGGCAAGCCAAGCGGACTTTCATGATTGATAGCGTATTAGCACTTGTTCCAATCATTCACAAGGAACGTTCAGTTGTATGATAAGTTTCGAACAAAGGCGACTACTTCATAAATATGTAGTTTATGATATGGCAGTACAGACATTGCAGCGTGATTACAAAGTGATTGAAAATCTTAAAATGAGCAAGGTGTATTTACCAATACTGATAAGCTTTTAGATGACATTTCACAAGAATGTTACAACTCTAAGAGGTTGTTGGCTAAAGATAAAATAAGAGTAGTGCGGTGGAAAAAGACAGATGAATATTTTAGCGACTTAATTGTTGCTACAGCAGGTGAGGACCTTGTGTTGACCTATGCAAATATGGCTTTGAAAACACAGGTGGAAAAATTATTATTAAGTCATCAAAACAAACAACCAGGCGCTCATAGTTAATTGAGTACCTGGTCTTTTTTGTTTATTCATCATA
Protein-coding sequences here:
- a CDS encoding phage tail domain-containing protein, with translation MRTSFGFNEKLIFHNNKGQSLEISVTSPFFLQSAEGIDSLENEFYSVKNYNEDGTNIKGSSVRERNIVVGGQLRRQDKEMNRQTLIRFFNPKNKFTLEYTNGDITRFIECRIEKSPVVSKHIWPEFMISFLCPNPWWYTEEQKYEIAMWVAAFEFELEIDAEGDGIEMGYREPNNVVNVFNDSDTASPLRIQFKAIGSVVNPYIEVVDTGRIVKIEATLKGGDVVTVNTKRGDEYAILERNGQQINYFNYLSYDSDIQLSVDVGDNLVRYDAAEFVSNLEVSIYFTPQFVGV
- a CDS encoding siphovirus ReqiPepy6 Gp37-like family protein, which produces MLYVCNEKFERLGYIGRFSYLLWRKKYGPGSEAELHVDVTPKNIELLKKGNIIFRQDDNEAMYIYYRQFDDSNGVDQLVIKCFSLTRWTDRRLLWKQYDFNTTPELIMRQLINETMVNPADSNRKITQVQLAAVRNIGKAIQQQISYKQVFEVCENLCTTHDIGMRCLFDGRTLKYDFYEGTDRTINQSLNPRIILSKNRSNLLKRTYEDADNDLKTTALIGGAGEGAARKMASIGTAFTGLNRREIFIDAREISDTRDSNGEQIPIPTGEYNNLLVAKGSEKIAEYTEFIGFDCELDVTKENTKYNEDFFLGDLVTIKDDDLGILMNSRVMQADEVFQEDGKSIYVTVGKSVPTLPQAIKRMVK
- a CDS encoding phage holin family protein, with amino-acid sequence MGGMNLQYLEVAHLYLFGGVKFLHLLLLLMGLDIITGIFKATKNGNLWSRKSLFGYARKLLVLIVIITANIVDQVLALNGTLTFATVLFYIANEALSITENMAELGVLVPTNLAEKLKVIEGEKEQKESFGTEILDELAGKNVDSELKEGEKR
- a CDS encoding M15 family metallopeptidase, which translates into the protein MTSITTTYRDLAELLPVAQTACRLLFQQCYKAGIKNIFITETYRSQERQNYLYAQGRTRPGQIVTWTLNSNHKSRLAWDIAVGPPQSLYDVVTLTRVGAIAKKLGIVWGGTWTNAIDRPHFEVKPTWLMPKGYKLEGQVTVPTNSKGQVQLIVEDKKEEITVAITNWNPGSPAMKTETENFIGQAVKDGIIQASHLKDLQNGVMTTDRLIGLYITIQQRRANK